In Cytobacillus oceanisediminis, the following proteins share a genomic window:
- the proC gene encoding pyrroline-5-carboxylate reductase, producing the protein MKKLAIVGAGSMAEALISGMIESRLITGSNIWVTNKCSREKLQSMQKAYGVQATYNLSELFRGAETVILAMKPKDAADAITLIKPYLQEDMLIISVLAGVSIESIERLAEKKLPVVRAMPNTSAAVGKSASALSANERVTKEQMETVRGIFDTVGKSAFVEERQLDAVTGLSGSGPAYIYYLAEAMEKSAEEIGLEKEMAKEFIIQTLIGAAEMLARSAKDPHQLRKEVTSPGGTTEAGVKVLEANGVQRAFIECIKEATAQSRRLGQSFSSTVKM; encoded by the coding sequence ATGAAAAAATTAGCTATTGTTGGAGCAGGATCAATGGCAGAAGCGTTAATATCAGGAATGATTGAAAGCCGGCTCATTACCGGCAGCAATATTTGGGTCACAAACAAATGCAGCAGGGAAAAGCTGCAATCCATGCAAAAGGCCTATGGCGTTCAGGCAACTTATAATCTCAGTGAACTGTTCAGGGGGGCTGAAACTGTTATTTTAGCGATGAAGCCAAAAGATGCAGCGGATGCAATCACTCTAATAAAACCTTATTTACAGGAAGATATGCTGATCATTTCCGTTCTGGCTGGCGTTTCAATCGAAAGCATTGAACGTTTGGCGGAAAAAAAGCTGCCAGTCGTGAGAGCCATGCCGAATACATCGGCAGCCGTCGGAAAGTCAGCGAGCGCCTTATCGGCTAATGAAAGAGTGACCAAAGAACAGATGGAAACAGTAAGAGGCATTTTTGATACAGTGGGAAAGTCAGCGTTTGTAGAGGAAAGACAGCTGGATGCTGTTACGGGCCTGTCAGGCAGTGGACCGGCATATATTTACTATCTTGCGGAAGCCATGGAAAAAAGCGCGGAAGAAATCGGGCTCGAAAAGGAGATGGCGAAAGAATTCATCATCCAGACCCTCATCGGGGCAGCCGAAATGCTGGCCAGGTCGGCCAAGGACCCTCACCAGCTTAGGAAGGAAGTAACAAGCCCCGGCGGCACCACCGAAGCAGGTGTAAAAGTGCTTGAAGCCAACGGGGTGCAGAGAGCCTTTATTGAATGCATCAAGGAAGCGACAGCCCAATCCAGGCGGCTTGGCCAAAGCTTCAGCAGCACAGTGAAAATGTAG
- a CDS encoding DNA polymerase thumb domain-containing protein, whose translation MVDYSAMPNNQILCVDMKSFYASCSAVMLGLDPLDCYLVIAGNVERKGSVVLAASPRMKKEFGIKTGARLFEVPNDPRIRIEEPKMATYLRISTEITRVFNRYVPKEAIHTYSVDESFIKVDGAVHLWGDARTIAWKIKDDIEREFQLPCAIGIGPNLLMSKLCLDLEAKKKGVAEWTYEDVKTTLWNVSPLREMWGIGRRVEKTLNGMGIFTVGQLARYDLAKLEKKFGIMGNQLYHHAWGIDLSEIGAPIMEGQISFGKSQILLRDYKEEKEIKHVVLEMCEEVARRARSHRKAGRTISFGLGYSQDEFGGGFYRSRTVDQPTNITMDLYRVCLELFDENFEGKTVRQISISLGNITDDCEMQLNLFDLDGWKKRELGYTVDRIRSKFGGGALLRAVSYTSAGTAKHRATLVGGHKM comes from the coding sequence ATGGTTGATTACAGCGCAATGCCGAATAATCAAATTTTGTGTGTTGATATGAAGAGCTTTTATGCAAGCTGTTCTGCTGTCATGCTTGGTCTGGATCCCCTTGACTGCTATCTTGTGATTGCGGGGAATGTGGAACGGAAGGGCAGCGTTGTTCTGGCTGCCTCTCCGCGAATGAAAAAAGAGTTTGGGATAAAGACAGGGGCCCGCCTTTTTGAGGTTCCCAATGACCCGCGCATTAGAATTGAGGAGCCGAAAATGGCGACTTATTTAAGAATCTCCACTGAAATCACCAGGGTGTTTAACCGTTATGTCCCCAAGGAAGCCATCCATACCTACAGTGTCGATGAAAGTTTTATAAAAGTAGACGGCGCAGTGCATCTATGGGGTGATGCCCGGACAATTGCCTGGAAAATAAAAGATGATATTGAACGGGAATTTCAGCTCCCCTGTGCCATAGGAATAGGGCCTAATTTGCTTATGTCAAAGCTCTGCCTGGATCTTGAAGCGAAAAAAAAGGGAGTTGCTGAATGGACGTATGAAGATGTGAAAACAACGCTGTGGAATGTATCCCCTTTAAGGGAAATGTGGGGCATCGGCCGCCGTGTTGAAAAGACATTGAATGGAATGGGGATTTTTACAGTCGGACAGCTTGCCCGCTATGATCTGGCTAAGCTTGAAAAAAAGTTTGGGATTATGGGCAATCAGCTCTATCACCATGCATGGGGTATTGATCTGTCGGAAATAGGGGCACCGATCATGGAAGGGCAGATCAGCTTTGGGAAAAGCCAGATTTTACTGAGGGATTACAAAGAGGAAAAGGAAATTAAGCATGTGGTCCTTGAGATGTGTGAGGAAGTGGCAAGAAGGGCCCGCAGCCACCGTAAAGCCGGCAGGACCATCAGCTTTGGCCTTGGCTACAGCCAGGATGAATTCGGAGGAGGCTTTTACCGCTCAAGGACAGTTGACCAGCCAACCAATATTACGATGGATCTTTACCGCGTCTGCCTCGAGCTTTTTGACGAGAATTTTGAGGGCAAAACAGTGCGTCAGATTTCCATTTCCCTCGGCAATATTACGGATGACTGCGAAATGCAGCTGAATCTGTTCGATTTGGATGGATGGAAAAAAAGGGAGCTCGGCTACACAGTGGACCGGATCCGCTCCAAGTTTGGAGGGGGAGCTCTGCTGAGAGCCGTCTCTTATACAAGCGCAGGAACCGCCAAGCACCGTGCGACATTGGTTGGCGGCCATAAAATGTAA
- a CDS encoding YolD-like family protein translates to MIRDRGRIKWTSMMLPEHVKLLRDWAEEDTYEQERELDEQKFEYMNEILSEAMEFQKSVTLTHYRGRNYELVIGSIHYWDELGQKLHIVDRFGEIHHISINAIADARFTDE, encoded by the coding sequence ATGATTCGCGATCGGGGCAGAATAAAATGGACTTCTATGATGCTGCCGGAACATGTAAAGCTCTTAAGAGACTGGGCAGAGGAAGATACGTACGAGCAAGAGCGGGAATTGGATGAGCAGAAATTTGAATATATGAATGAAATTCTTTCGGAGGCAATGGAATTTCAAAAAAGCGTTACACTTACTCATTACAGGGGCAGGAATTATGAACTGGTCATCGGGAGCATCCATTATTGGGATGAACTTGGCCAAAAGCTTCATATTGTTGATCGATTTGGGGAAATTCATCATATTTCCATTAACGCTATAGCGGATGCGCGGTTCACGGATGAATAG
- a CDS encoding MBL fold metallo-hydrolase, which yields MAKWKDGIAKLVIPTPFPVGDVNVYAVKGEKLTLVDAGPKTDEAWEALKSQLKELNLTPGDFEQVVLTHHHPDHAGLLDFFPDYLDVFGHPVNQRWLSRTDQFLKFHDEFYIKLFNEFGIPESYFSFINKMKKTLRYSCNRTLTGELKEGSQPEGLDDWTVMETPGHAQSHIGLFREKDGVFLGGDHLLAHISPNPILEPPLPGNTERPKPQLQYNESLKKLRQLPISLFYSGHGEDITNVNELINERLGRQHERAMKVKAWLESESLTVFEVCRRLFPKVYEKELSLTISETVAQLDYLHSIGEIYINKEEEAFLYSASKEVV from the coding sequence ATGGCAAAATGGAAGGATGGAATTGCAAAACTTGTTATCCCGACACCTTTTCCTGTCGGCGACGTTAATGTATATGCAGTAAAAGGGGAAAAGCTGACTCTTGTGGATGCCGGCCCTAAAACGGATGAAGCGTGGGAAGCCCTAAAATCCCAGCTTAAAGAGCTGAATTTAACTCCCGGTGATTTTGAACAGGTTGTCCTTACACATCATCATCCCGATCATGCCGGGCTGCTTGACTTTTTTCCAGACTATCTCGATGTGTTCGGGCACCCGGTTAATCAAAGGTGGCTGTCCCGGACGGACCAGTTTCTAAAATTTCATGATGAATTCTACATAAAACTTTTTAACGAATTTGGGATTCCTGAAAGTTATTTTTCCTTTATAAACAAGATGAAAAAGACTCTGCGCTATTCCTGCAATCGTACCCTGACAGGCGAACTGAAGGAAGGCAGCCAGCCTGAAGGGCTGGACGATTGGACGGTAATGGAGACACCTGGGCATGCACAGAGCCATATAGGTTTGTTCAGGGAGAAAGATGGTGTATTCCTTGGAGGAGACCATTTGCTTGCACATATTTCTCCCAATCCCATCCTGGAGCCGCCGCTTCCTGGCAATACGGAACGGCCGAAGCCGCAGCTTCAGTATAACGAGTCGCTGAAAAAGCTGCGGCAGCTGCCAATTTCCCTTTTTTACTCTGGACATGGAGAGGATATTACAAATGTGAATGAGTTAATAAACGAAAGGCTTGGCCGCCAGCATGAGCGGGCAATGAAAGTAAAGGCATGGCTTGAGTCTGAATCGCTCACTGTTTTTGAAGTGTGCCGCCGCCTGTTTCCGAAAGTTTATGAGAAGGAGCTTTCCCTGACGATTTCCGAAACGGTCGCTCAGCTTGACTATTTGCATTCAATAGGAGAGATTTATATAAATAAAGAGGAGGAAGCATTCTTGTATTCCGCATCAAAAGAGGTGGTTTGA
- a CDS encoding YqzH family protein: MNKKLIYKMVQNCLKQYNKDSHSIMFESREFAEIFNKVIEEKNKEADSELHEIVNDVVYGYITDSPYF; the protein is encoded by the coding sequence ATGAACAAAAAACTGATATATAAAATGGTTCAAAACTGTTTAAAGCAATATAACAAGGACAGCCATTCCATTATGTTTGAAAGCAGGGAATTTGCAGAGATATTCAATAAAGTCATAGAGGAGAAAAATAAAGAAGCAGACAGCGAGCTGCATGAAATAGTAAATGATGTGGTATACGGGTATATTACTGATTCACCATATTTTTGA
- the namA gene encoding NADPH dehydrogenase NamA, which translates to METKLFSPLTIKGVTFKNRIVMAPMCMYSSHNEDGMVENWHRTHYTSRAVGQVGLIILEATAVTPQGRISPQDLGIWSDDHIAGLRELTGLMKEHGASAGIQLAHAGRKATVEGEILAPSAVAFNEKMKTPKEMTKEEVSETVEAFKRGAERAKKAGFEVIEIHAAHGYLINEFLSPLSNKRSDEYGGSAENRYRFLREVIEAVKAVWDGPLFVRVSAHDYHDEGLTAEDYAEMGKWMKEQGVDLIDVSSGAVVPARINSYPGYQVKFSETIKEGANIQTGAVGLITSGLQAEEILQNGRADLIFIARELLRDPYWPRTAAKELGALIEPPKQYERGWI; encoded by the coding sequence ATGGAAACAAAGCTTTTTTCCCCTTTAACGATTAAAGGAGTCACCTTTAAAAACAGAATTGTTATGGCACCGATGTGCATGTACTCAAGCCATAATGAAGACGGCATGGTTGAAAACTGGCACCGGACACATTATACGAGCCGGGCTGTTGGCCAGGTAGGATTAATCATCCTGGAGGCAACTGCTGTAACTCCGCAGGGACGTATTTCTCCGCAGGATCTGGGAATATGGAGCGATGACCATATCGCAGGCCTGAGAGAATTAACCGGGCTAATGAAAGAACACGGGGCATCAGCCGGGATACAGCTTGCACATGCCGGCAGAAAAGCGACTGTCGAAGGGGAAATTCTCGCCCCATCGGCTGTTGCTTTTAATGAAAAAATGAAAACACCTAAAGAAATGACAAAAGAAGAAGTGTCCGAAACTGTGGAGGCATTCAAAAGAGGTGCTGAAAGAGCGAAAAAAGCCGGCTTTGAAGTAATTGAAATCCATGCGGCACACGGCTACCTGATTAATGAGTTTCTTTCACCGCTAAGCAATAAGCGAAGTGATGAGTATGGGGGATCAGCCGAAAACCGCTACCGTTTCCTCCGTGAAGTCATTGAAGCAGTTAAAGCCGTTTGGGATGGACCTTTATTTGTTAGAGTATCAGCACATGATTATCATGATGAAGGGTTAACTGCAGAGGATTATGCAGAAATGGGCAAATGGATGAAGGAGCAGGGAGTGGATCTTATTGACGTAAGTTCCGGAGCAGTAGTGCCGGCTAGAATAAATAGCTACCCGGGCTACCAGGTCAAATTCTCTGAAACCATTAAGGAAGGTGCCAATATTCAGACTGGTGCGGTCGGGCTAATTACATCCGGCCTGCAGGCCGAAGAAATCCTGCAAAACGGACGGGCAGATTTAATATTCATTGCGAGGGAATTGCTGAGAGATCCTTACTGGCCTCGTACGGCAGCAAAAGAACTTGGCGCATTAATCGAACCGCCTAAGCAATATGAGCGCGGATGGATTTAA
- a CDS encoding glycosyltransferase, translating into MHQGSDSPIQAAWPKLQQHSENVAGGISPVNSLLIANYEKRMRNLQMLIILLSASLLVWIAVLIDAALGLKSLDRLEDSDTMTEGPLLSVITAARNEEAKLAESLKTQLQQSYKRIEWILVNDRSTDSTGSILDRLQKSDSRVKCIDIKTLPGGWLGKNHALYKGYLESSGEIILFTDADVLFKKDALGKAVHDFTKNKLDHLTAAPSLKGRSFWLNTFIAFFLFGFSYYKRPWLANNPRSKTGIGIGAFNMVSRQSYEAIGTHKAIKMRPDDDLMLGMRMKQNGLKQKFATAMDLIEVEWYESLKEAFKGLEKNTFAGLHYRVSMVLFAIAGTFISQVLPFITIFSADKIIFNLSLANIIFIAGVYTIITKRMSKFSPLLFVVFPITALLFIYSIIRASILTFVRGGIVWRGTLYKLSELRNKR; encoded by the coding sequence ATGCATCAAGGAAGCGACAGCCCAATCCAGGCGGCTTGGCCAAAGCTTCAGCAGCACAGTGAAAATGTAGCTGGGGGCATCTCCCCTGTAAATAGTCTTCTTATTGCAAACTATGAAAAAAGGATGAGAAACCTGCAAATGCTCATTATTCTATTAAGCGCAAGCCTCCTTGTATGGATTGCAGTACTAATTGATGCCGCTCTGGGACTAAAAAGCCTGGACCGCCTTGAAGATAGCGATACGATGACTGAAGGCCCCCTTCTTTCTGTTATAACAGCGGCAAGGAATGAAGAAGCCAAACTTGCGGAAAGCTTAAAAACCCAGCTGCAGCAAAGCTACAAACGCATTGAATGGATATTGGTCAATGACCGTTCAACCGACAGCACAGGAAGCATCCTGGACCGCCTCCAGAAAAGTGATTCAAGGGTTAAGTGTATCGATATCAAGACTCTCCCCGGTGGGTGGCTTGGAAAAAACCATGCCCTTTACAAGGGGTATTTGGAGTCATCAGGGGAAATAATCTTGTTCACAGATGCCGATGTGTTATTTAAGAAGGATGCCCTCGGCAAAGCGGTTCATGATTTTACAAAAAATAAGCTTGACCATTTGACTGCAGCACCAAGCTTAAAGGGAAGGAGTTTCTGGCTCAACACCTTCATTGCTTTTTTTCTTTTCGGCTTTTCATATTATAAACGCCCTTGGCTGGCGAACAATCCACGTTCCAAGACCGGCATTGGCATTGGGGCATTTAACATGGTATCCAGGCAATCCTATGAAGCAATCGGAACACATAAAGCAATAAAAATGCGGCCTGATGATGATTTAATGCTTGGAATGAGAATGAAACAAAATGGCCTCAAACAGAAATTTGCAACGGCGATGGACCTGATTGAAGTTGAATGGTATGAAAGCTTAAAAGAAGCCTTCAAAGGATTGGAGAAAAATACTTTTGCAGGCCTTCATTACCGGGTAAGCATGGTTCTGTTTGCAATTGCCGGAACATTCATTTCTCAGGTGCTTCCCTTTATCACAATTTTTTCAGCTGATAAAATTATTTTCAATTTAAGCCTAGCAAACATCATTTTTATAGCAGGCGTTTATACAATCATTACAAAAAGAATGTCCAAATTTTCTCCGCTTCTGTTTGTAGTATTTCCAATTACAGCTCTCCTGTTTATTTATTCCATAATCCGTGCCAGCATTCTAACATTTGTAAGGGGCGGTATAGTCTGGAGAGGTACATTATATAAATTAAGCGAACTGAGGAATAAGCGCTGA
- a CDS encoding CDGSH iron-sulfur domain-containing protein gives MSKAQIKVMDNGSFRVTGDVELIDMDGNKFETKQTFSLCRCGRSSKIPFCDGTHKGTFQSCVRAEKALDDNQ, from the coding sequence ATGTCAAAGGCGCAGATTAAAGTAATGGATAATGGATCGTTTCGTGTAACAGGTGATGTAGAATTAATTGATATGGATGGCAATAAATTTGAAACAAAACAAACCTTCTCCCTTTGCCGCTGCGGAAGATCCTCGAAAATCCCATTTTGTGATGGCACTCATAAAGGAACTTTTCAATCCTGTGTCCGTGCGGAGAAAGCTCTCGATGACAATCAATAA
- a CDS encoding hydroxymethylglutaryl-CoA lyase, which translates to MTLAFPNKVTIIEVGPRDGLQNEKAFVPTEVKKDFIRSLKNAGLTELELTSFVSPKWVPQMGDAAEITADCLDANTRDIVLAPNRKGIDRVYMTECRAVAVFVGVSNTFNKKNINKSTQESMDELKPIIGELKEKGYFVRACISTAFHCPYEGAINPEDTVGLCRQFVEAGADELSVADTIGMAAPHESHGLFSRLKEEFPTTLLTAHFHDTRKMALTNIFAALQAGVDRFDTSAGGLGGCPFAPGAAGNAATEDVVYMLERMGIETNVNLDHLMEAVKIVQPHLSRPIESTYFRLNAQTVQ; encoded by the coding sequence ATGACGCTTGCATTTCCAAATAAAGTAACAATTATTGAAGTTGGCCCGCGGGATGGACTGCAAAATGAAAAGGCCTTTGTACCCACCGAAGTCAAGAAAGACTTTATCAGAAGTTTAAAAAATGCAGGATTAACAGAATTGGAGCTTACTTCATTTGTGTCTCCGAAGTGGGTCCCGCAGATGGGGGATGCAGCTGAAATTACGGCAGATTGCCTTGATGCAAATACAAGGGATATCGTGCTGGCCCCAAACCGCAAGGGCATTGACAGGGTATATATGACTGAATGCCGGGCTGTTGCCGTTTTCGTCGGTGTAAGCAATACGTTTAATAAGAAAAATATCAATAAATCCACTCAGGAAAGCATGGATGAACTAAAGCCGATTATCGGAGAACTGAAGGAGAAAGGTTACTTTGTCCGCGCCTGCATCTCCACGGCATTTCATTGCCCGTATGAAGGAGCAATCAATCCTGAAGATACAGTTGGACTATGCCGTCAATTTGTTGAGGCAGGGGCTGATGAATTAAGCGTGGCAGATACAATCGGGATGGCTGCTCCCCATGAGTCGCACGGGCTTTTTTCCCGTTTAAAAGAAGAGTTTCCAACTACCCTGCTGACTGCACATTTCCATGACACAAGAAAAATGGCCCTTACTAATATTTTTGCAGCCTTACAGGCAGGTGTCGACCGATTTGATACTTCCGCCGGAGGACTTGGCGGATGCCCATTTGCCCCAGGCGCTGCAGGCAATGCGGCAACTGAAGATGTTGTTTATATGCTTGAGCGTATGGGAATTGAAACCAATGTTAACCTTGATCACTTAATGGAAGCGGTAAAAATTGTTCAGCCTCATCTTTCCAGGCCGATTGAAAGCACCTATTTCAGGCTGAACGCTCAAACTGTTCAATAG
- a CDS encoding acetyl-CoA C-acetyltransferase produces MAQTEVVIVSAVRTAIGSFNGSLKDVSAPELGAIAIKGALEKAGVTSDQIDEVILGNVLQVGLGQNPARQAALKAGLPESVSAMTINKVCGSGLKAVHLAAQAILAGDAEAVIAGGMENMSQAPYILKNARNGFKMGDQKLIDSMISDGLWCAFNDYHMGVTAENLCSKYELSREEQDEFAAASQEKAAKAIEEGKFKDEIVPVKIPQRKGDPIVFDTDEYPKKGTTAEKLAGLRPAFKKDGSVTAGNASGINDGAAVLLVMSKKKADALGLKSLVTIKGNASAGVDPSIMGIGPVAAVKKALEKASVSMDELELIEANEAFAAQSLAVDRELRFNKEILNVNGGAIALGHPIGASGARILVTLIHEMQKRQAKKGLATLCIGGGQGVATVVELA; encoded by the coding sequence ATGGCACAAACAGAAGTCGTAATAGTCAGCGCTGTCCGGACAGCAATCGGCAGTTTTAATGGAAGCCTTAAAGATGTATCAGCACCAGAGCTTGGGGCGATTGCGATAAAAGGCGCTCTTGAAAAAGCAGGTGTAACATCGGACCAGATAGATGAAGTAATCCTGGGGAATGTCCTGCAGGTAGGTCTGGGCCAGAATCCGGCAAGGCAGGCTGCTCTTAAAGCGGGCCTTCCTGAAAGCGTTTCCGCGATGACGATTAATAAGGTCTGCGGTTCCGGGCTGAAGGCAGTTCATTTAGCTGCACAGGCCATATTAGCCGGTGATGCTGAAGCGGTGATTGCTGGCGGCATGGAGAATATGAGTCAGGCTCCTTACATACTGAAAAATGCAAGAAATGGATTTAAAATGGGAGATCAAAAGCTTATAGATTCGATGATATCAGACGGGCTCTGGTGTGCATTTAATGATTACCATATGGGAGTTACTGCTGAGAATCTCTGCTCGAAATACGAGCTGAGCCGGGAAGAACAGGACGAATTCGCCGCAGCCAGCCAGGAAAAGGCTGCAAAGGCAATTGAAGAAGGAAAATTCAAAGATGAAATCGTTCCTGTGAAAATTCCTCAGCGAAAAGGGGATCCGATTGTTTTTGATACAGATGAGTATCCGAAAAAAGGGACGACTGCTGAAAAGCTCGCAGGCCTGCGCCCGGCGTTTAAGAAAGACGGCAGCGTAACAGCCGGTAATGCTTCCGGGATAAATGACGGGGCTGCGGTATTGCTTGTTATGAGCAAAAAGAAAGCAGATGCACTCGGGCTTAAGTCTTTAGTGACGATTAAAGGAAATGCAAGTGCAGGTGTGGATCCAAGCATCATGGGCATTGGCCCTGTTGCTGCGGTAAAAAAAGCGCTTGAAAAGGCATCTGTTTCCATGGATGAATTGGAGCTTATTGAAGCAAACGAAGCATTTGCAGCCCAGTCGCTCGCAGTTGACAGGGAGCTTCGTTTTAACAAGGAGATTCTGAATGTCAATGGCGGGGCCATTGCGCTCGGACATCCAATCGGCGCAAGCGGTGCAAGAATTCTTGTAACTCTTATTCATGAGATGCAAAAAAGACAGGCGAAAAAAGGCCTTGCAACTCTATGCATCGGCGGTGGCCAGGGGGTAGCCACAGTGGTGGAGCTTGCATAG
- a CDS encoding iron-sulfur cluster biosynthesis family protein, with product MEIALTELAAEKLSGRIAGKDGFIRLKYDIDGCGCVVSGVTALWLVDELDDDDREIKTNTGSIYVEKSKEVFLDDDLIIDFSEKANCFQLKSPNQYLNPRMSFIDKTK from the coding sequence ATGGAAATTGCATTAACTGAATTGGCGGCAGAAAAATTATCGGGACGGATTGCCGGCAAAGATGGATTCATAAGGCTTAAGTATGATATAGATGGCTGCGGCTGTGTTGTAAGCGGAGTGACGGCACTCTGGCTTGTTGACGAGCTTGATGATGATGACAGGGAAATCAAAACGAACACCGGCAGCATATATGTGGAAAAATCAAAGGAAGTATTTTTAGATGACGATTTGATAATAGACTTTTCAGAGAAGGCAAACTGCTTTCAGTTAAAAAGTCCGAATCAGTATTTAAACCCGAGAATGAGCTTTATTGATAAAACAAAATAA
- a CDS encoding alpha/beta hydrolase, whose protein sequence is MRRFLRYLFSIVLFLSSLGVYFTNRLMFMKKKEDDFILEREKESGRLDLIKYESLPKREVLIPSPFGYNLKAVAVEPHKNSRYIVISHGVTENKMNSIKYMNLFLDRGFNAVIYDHRRHGESGGRTTSYGHYEKFDLKAIIDWLKAEKGPNIQIGIHGESMGAATMILYAGMLEDGADFYIADCPFSDFKEQLTYRLKAEMKLSPKFFLPVADLFLRMREKYSIADVSPISVIENIKKPILFIHSEKDDFILPTMSEALYEKKKGPKQLYLAVNGIHAQSFNENREDYEKVIDEFLDQYVSSKDTLSQ, encoded by the coding sequence TTGAGAAGGTTTTTACGTTATTTATTTTCCATCGTACTCTTTCTTTCATCACTCGGCGTCTATTTTACAAATAGGCTTATGTTTATGAAAAAGAAGGAAGATGACTTTATTTTAGAAAGGGAGAAGGAGTCCGGCAGACTTGATCTTATCAAGTATGAAAGCCTGCCAAAAAGAGAAGTGCTTATTCCCTCCCCATTTGGCTATAACTTAAAAGCCGTTGCTGTCGAACCGCATAAAAATAGTCGCTATATTGTTATTTCCCACGGGGTTACGGAAAATAAAATGAACTCGATTAAATATATGAACCTCTTTTTGGACCGGGGATTTAATGCGGTTATCTATGATCATCGCCGCCACGGAGAATCCGGAGGAAGAACGACAAGTTACGGGCATTATGAAAAGTTTGATTTAAAAGCTATTATTGATTGGCTTAAAGCGGAAAAAGGGCCAAATATTCAGATTGGCATTCATGGCGAAAGCATGGGAGCTGCTACAATGATCCTCTATGCGGGAATGCTCGAAGACGGTGCCGACTTTTACATCGCCGATTGCCCTTTTTCAGACTTTAAAGAGCAGCTGACTTACCGTCTGAAAGCAGAAATGAAGCTGTCGCCAAAGTTCTTTTTGCCTGTTGCCGATCTATTTCTGCGGATGCGCGAGAAATACTCCATCGCAGATGTATCGCCTATTTCCGTTATTGAAAATATAAAGAAACCCATCCTGTTCATACACAGTGAAAAAGATGATTTTATTTTGCCGACCATGTCCGAGGCTTTATACGAGAAGAAAAAAGGCCCTAAACAACTTTACCTTGCTGTCAATGGGATCCATGCCCAATCCTTCAATGAAAACAGAGAAGATTATGAAAAAGTCATCGACGAGTTTTTGGATCAGTATGTCAGCAGCAAAGATACTTTATCACAATAG
- a CDS encoding SDR family NAD(P)-dependent oxidoreductase, translating into MSDRLKNKNVIITGASGGIGAQMAFLCAERGANLVLLARSLDKLQELQADLQRRFTVDVYIHKLDVSDTDEVSAVFSEVLARFDHIDVLVNNAGFGVFREAHEAKVEEIKGMFDVNVVGLMACTSMVLPVMRKQRSGHIINIASQAGKIATPKSSIYSATKHAVLGYTNSLRMELDDSNVFVTAVNPGPIETNFFNIADEKGTYVKNVSKYMLKPEYVALKVVNAMLMPVREINLPRWMNAGSIIYTLFPGLFEKIGKRAFNQK; encoded by the coding sequence TTGTCAGACAGATTAAAAAATAAAAATGTGATTATCACAGGTGCATCTGGAGGAATTGGGGCCCAAATGGCTTTCCTTTGTGCCGAGAGAGGAGCAAACCTTGTCCTTCTTGCCCGCAGCCTTGACAAATTGCAGGAACTGCAGGCAGATTTGCAGAGGCGTTTTACAGTGGATGTTTACATACATAAACTCGATGTTTCGGACACTGACGAAGTCTCGGCTGTTTTTTCCGAGGTACTTGCCCGGTTTGATCACATAGATGTTCTTGTGAATAATGCCGGGTTCGGAGTTTTCCGGGAGGCACATGAAGCAAAAGTTGAAGAAATAAAGGGAATGTTTGATGTAAATGTAGTTGGTTTAATGGCTTGCACCAGCATGGTGCTGCCGGTGATGAGGAAACAGAGGAGCGGCCATATTATCAACATCGCCTCACAGGCGGGCAAAATTGCCACACCGAAATCCAGTATCTATTCCGCAACCAAGCATGCTGTTCTTGGCTATACGAACAGCCTTCGGATGGAGCTTGATGACAGCAATGTGTTTGTGACTGCTGTTAATCCTGGACCGATTGAGACAAACTTCTTCAATATTGCCGATGAAAAAGGCACATATGTGAAAAATGTCAGCAAGTATATGCTTAAGCCCGAGTATGTGGCGCTTAAAGTAGTCAATGCCATGCTGATGCCAGTCAGGGAAATTAATCTCCCGCGGTGGATGAATGCGGGAAGCATTATCTATACACTTTTTCCAGGACTGTTCGAAAAAATTGGAAAACGTGCATTTAATCAGAAATGA